A window of the Lagopus muta isolate bLagMut1 chromosome 1, bLagMut1 primary, whole genome shotgun sequence genome harbors these coding sequences:
- the LOC125701649 gene encoding snaclec bothroinsularin subunit beta-like — translation MTHVFLFFLFGALALSGSEGAGNSTGKHRNARFLFDFFDKLKPEHNIIPNPSQQDSSAKQVCRSRCQKGWIRYEGYCYMFIQERMTWLEAEKTCSAISAGGHLTSITSAEQNEFLCKLSQGQQNTQFWTGGTYQKGSLLRWSDGSLITFVQRPLSSIFHAIGGVINNLFNIKLCLMVNIGGGAQWNSSPCSQRLPFICIYRPSLVHP, via the exons ATGACCCAtgtgtttctattttttctttttggagccTTAGCTCTCTCTGGCTCAGAAG gTGCTGGCAACTCCACAGGCAAGCATCGCAATGCTCGGTTCTTGTTTGACTTTTTTGACAAACTTAAGCCTGAACATAACATAATTCCTAACCCGTCTCAACAAGACTCATCTGCAAAGCAGGTCTGTCGAAGTCGATGCCAGAAAGGCTGGATTCGTTACGAAGGCTACTGTTACATGTTTATTCAAGAGAGAATGACATGGCTGGAAGCTGAG AAAACATGTTCGGCTATAAGTGCAGGAGGTCACCTAACCAGCATCACCAGCGCAGAACAGAATGAATTCCTTTGTAAGCTTTCTCAGGGACAACAGAATACCCAGTTCTGGACAGGGGGAACTTACCAAAAG GGTTCATTGTTGAGATGGAGTGATGGATCTCTAATAACCTTTGTCCAGAGGCCTCTGTCATCTATTTTCCATGCCATTGGAGGAGTAATTAACAACCTGTTTAACATAAAACTTTGCCTGATGGTCAACATTGGAG GAGGGGCTCAATGGAACAGCTCCCCTTGCAGCCAGAGGCTGCCATTCATCTGCATTTACAGACCAAGCCTTGTCCACCCTTAA